AAGAGGATAGTTCGGCTCAAATGCATATTCATTCTGTTCCTAGTTCGTGGAATAAAAGCGTTTACGATTCTCAGGTAAATATTCTTCGCACAACTACCGAAGGTATGTCAGCTATATTAGGAGGAACAGATAGCTTGAGTCTTACGGCTTATAATATGATATATCAGTTACCTTCTGATTTTTCAGAGAGAATTGCCAGAAATCAACAATTAGTAATTAAGGAAGAAAGCTTTTTGGATAAAGTTGCTGATCCTGCAGCAGGGTCTTATTATATTGAAAATTTAACTAATTCTTTGGTTGAGGAGGCGTGGAAACTATTTTTGGAGATTGATAAATTAGGTGGTTTTATAGCAGCACTAAAAAAAGGTTTTATTCAGGATATTGTTGAAGCTACGGCTGAAAAAAGTACTGAGGCAATGGCCACAAGACGCGAAATAGTTCTTGGAAGTAACCAGTATCCTAATTTTGATGAAAGTATTGACAAAATGCTTAACCCTGATGTTTTTGAGCCTTTAGATATGAGAGCTCCGAATGCTGAAATTAGAACTTTAAAACAATCTAGGTTAAGCATGAATATTGAGTATATTAGACAGAAAACAGACCTCTTTTCTCAGAAAAATCAACGTCCAAAAGTGTTTATGCTTCCTCTGGGAAATAAATCTATTCGTAAAGCTCGAGCTCAATTTGCTTGTAATTATTTTGCTTGCGGCGGCTTTGAAGTAGAAGATAATAATGGGTTTGAAAATGTTGAAGAGGGAATAAATGCCGCTATTGAATCTAAGGCGGATATCATTGTTATTTGTTCAAGCGATAATGAATATCCTGCCTTTGCCGAAGCTGTTTTCGATAAATTACAATATCATGCTATCTTAGTCATTGCCGGTTATCCAAAGACTTTAATCGATGAAATTAAGAGTGTTGGGCTTAATCATTTTATTCATGCCAAATCGAATATAGTAGAAGATCTAAGAAAGTATCAGTTTGAATTGGGTGTTGAATAGCTAAATTTTTGTCAGATGAAACCAGATTTTAAAAAAATAAATATAAAGTCAGTAAAGCAAATTAAGAATGTAAATAATGCTTTACTTGATGATGTTTGGAAAACGGCAGAAGGAATTGATGTTAAATCGGTTTATACTTCCAATGATTTAAAAGAGATAGAGCATTTAGATTATGCTGCCGGAATTCCTCCGTTTTTGCGTGGACCTTATTCCGGAATGTATGTTACTCGTCCTTGGACAATTCGTCAATATGCAGGATTTTCAACGGCTGAAGAATCCAACGCTTTTTACCGTCGAAATTTAGCTGCAGGTCAAAAGGGTTTGTCTATTGCTTTCGATTTAGCAACGCACAGAGGCTACGATTCCAATCACGATCGTGTTGAAGGTGATGTTGGAAAAGCCGGAGTGGCAGTAGATTCTATACTTGATATGGAAATACTTTTTGATCAAATTCCTTTAGATAAAATGTCAGTTTCTATGACAATGAATGGTGCTGTTTTACCCATTTTGGCATTTTATATTGTTGCAGGATTAGAGCAAGGTGTTAAACTTGAAGAGTTGACAGGAACAATTCAAAATGATATTTTGAAGGAGTTTATGGTGCGTAATACATACATTTATCCTCCGCTTCCAAGTATGAAAATTATAGCAGATATTTTTGAGTATTCATCTAAATATATGCCCAAATTTAACTCTATTTCTATTTCGGGTTATCATATGCAAGAAGCGGGTGCTACCGCAGATATTGAATTGGCTTATACACTTGCCGATGGACTGGAATATTTGAGAGCAGGTATAAATACCGGAATGGACATTGACTCTTTTGCACCTCGCTTATCGTTTTTCTGGGGTGTTGGAATGAATCATTTTATGGAAATTGCCAAAATGCGTGCAGGACGTATGCTTTGGGCTAAAATTGTTAAACGTTTTAATCCTAAGAATCCAAAATCAATGGCTTTGCGTACTCACTCTCAAACATCGGGTTGGAGTTTAACAGAGCAAGACCCTTATAATAATATAAGCCGAACTGCTATTGAAGCTTTAGCTGCGGTATTAGGACATACGCAATCATTGCATACCAATGCTTTGGACGAAGCTATTGCGCTCCCAACAGATTCTTCGGCACGAATTGCCCGAAATACACAAATCTATCTTCAAGAAGAAACGCATATTACAGAAACTGTCGATCCTTGGGCAGGTTCGTATTATGTTGAGAGTTTAACAAAAGAAATTGCAGAAAAAGCTTGGGCTTTAATTGAAGAGGTTGAAGAACTTGGCGGAATGGCTAAAGCTATAGAAACGGGTATTCCTAAAATGCGTATTGAAGAAGCATCTGCCAGAAAGCAAGCTAGAATAGATTCAAATAAAGATACTATTGTTGGTGTTAATAAATATCGACTCGAAAAAGAAGATTCGCTGGAGACTCTTGAAGTGGATAATACTGCTGTTCGCGATGCGCAAATAAAAAGATTAGCTAAATTGCGAGCTGAAAGAGATGCAGACGCGGTTGAGAAATCTTTAGAAGCATTAACTAAAGCTGCCAAAACAGGTAAAGGAAATTTATTGGAACTGGCTGTTGATGCAGCAAAAAAACGAGCTAGTTTAGGCGAAATTTCCTTTGCGCTTGAAAAAGAATTTGGTCGATATAATGCAACTATACGTTCTGTTTCCGGAGTGTATTCAAGTGAAAATAAAGACAATAAAATGTATGCAGAAGCAGTTACTTTAGCTAATAAATTTGCGGAGAAAGAAGGTCGTAGACCTCGCATTATGATTGCAAAAATGGGTCAGGATGGTCACGATAGAGGAGCAAAAGTTGTGGCTACCGGTTATGCCGATATTGGATTTGATGTGGATATTGGTCCGCTTTTTCAAACTCCTGCCGAAGCTGCACGCCAAGCTATTGAAAACGATGTGCATATTTTGGGAGTTTCCAGCCTGGCTGCCGGACATAAAACTTTAGTTCCTAAAGTGATAGAAGAGCTTAAGAAACAAGGACGAGAAGATATTATGGTAATTGTTGGAGGCGTTATTCCATCACAAGATTATCAGTTTCTTTACGATGCCGGTGCTGTAGCAATATTTGGTCCGGGGACTGTTGTTTCTGATGCTGCAATTAAGCTGTTAAAGCTTTTATTAGGCGAAGAATAAGTAATTTTATTTAGAAGTTATTAATGTTAAGCCGTTGAAAAACGGCTTTTTTTTATGTTCAAAAGGCTTAAAATCGCATTATATTTAGGGTATATCAAATTCGTTCTTAATCTTCTAAAATCCTCCTTATGGCTAAAGTGAAAAAAATATTTGTGCTCGATACTTCTGTTATTCTCTACAATCATAGTTCTATTCATAGTTTTGACGATAACGATGTAGCAATTCCTATTACTGTTTTGGAAGAGCTTGATAATTTTAAAAAAGGTAACGATTCTAAAAATTTTGAAGCAAGAGAGTTTATTCGTATTATGGATTCTCTTTCAGAAAAAGGAACCTTACAAAAGTGGCAGAAGTTGGATGGCCCGGAGAGAGGGAAGTTTAAAGTAGTAATTGATGCTCAGGTTGATTCAGCAAGGGATGCTGAAAAAGTATTTGGAGTTGCCAAGGCAGATCATCGTATATTAAATGTTGCGATTTCTTTACAGCAGGAATTTCCAAAACGACCTGTAATTATGGTCACCAAAGATATTAACCTTCGCATAAAAGCAAAAGCATTGGGAATTGCTGCCGAAGATTTTCAAACAGGAAAAATTAAGAATGTTGATAATCTGTATACTGGAACAGCAGTACTCGAAAATGTTTCGTCAGAAGTAATTGATAGAATGTATAATGATGGGTATTGTTTATATTCTGACTTGGAAATAGAAAAGCCTGTTCCTCATCAATATTTTATCTTAAAAAGCGGAAGGAATTCAATTTTAGCTTATTATAATCCTATTGAAGATCAGATAGAACATATTCATAAACAGCCTGTTCATCGTATAATTCCTCGTAATGCCGAGCAGGTTTTTGCGGCACACGCCTTACTGAATCCCGAAGTAAAATTGGTTACCATCTCGGGAGTGGCAGGTACAGGAAAAACGCTTTTGGCTTTAGCTGCTGCTTTAGATCAAAGAAGACAGTTTAAACAGGTTTTTTTAGCTCGCCCAATAGTTCCTTTAAGTAATAAAGATATTGGCTTTTTGCCGGGTGATGCAAATGAAAAAGTTCGTCCTTATATGGAACCTTTATTCGATAATTTAAAATTTATTAAAAGTCAGTTTGGCGATAGAGATAAGGAATTTCAAAATATTAATGCTGCTATTGAAAACGAAAAATTAGTTATTTCTCCTTTAGCTTATATTCGAGGAAGGAGTTTATCTAATATCTTTTTTATAGTAGATGAGGCTCAAAACCTCACTCCACACGAAGTTAAAACAATAATTACCAGAGCAGGTGAAGGAACTAAGATTGTTTTTACAGGCGATATTTTTCAGATAGATACTCCTTATCTCGATTCTCAATCAAATGGTTTGTCTTACTTAATTCATAAAATTCATTCTCATTCTATTTATGCACATATCCGATTAGAGAAAGGGGAGAGAAGTGAACTTGCTAATTTGGCAAATGATTTATTATAAATCTATGGTGCTTTTTATTTGAGGAAATCCTGTTATTTGCCTTTCTGATGCACTTGTTTTTTAATCTCTAATTTTTTCTTTTTAAGCAATGGTTATAAATGCTTTTATATCTTTGCATCTATGGAAGAAATGATTTTAATCCTCGATTTCGGCTCGCAATATACGCAGCTTATTGCTCGTAGAGTTAGGGAGTTGAATGTATATTGTGAAATTCATCCTTACAATAAAATTCCCCAAATTGATAAACATATTAAAGGTGTAATATTGTCGGGTAGTCCATATAGCGTACGCGATAAAGAGGCTCCAAAACCTGCCTTGGATAGTATTAGAAAACGGTTTCCTCTTTTAGGTGTTTGTTAT
The genomic region above belongs to Bacteroidales bacterium and contains:
- a CDS encoding PhoH family protein, whose protein sequence is MAKVKKIFVLDTSVILYNHSSIHSFDDNDVAIPITVLEELDNFKKGNDSKNFEAREFIRIMDSLSEKGTLQKWQKLDGPERGKFKVVIDAQVDSARDAEKVFGVAKADHRILNVAISLQQEFPKRPVIMVTKDINLRIKAKALGIAAEDFQTGKIKNVDNLYTGTAVLENVSSEVIDRMYNDGYCLYSDLEIEKPVPHQYFILKSGRNSILAYYNPIEDQIEHIHKQPVHRIIPRNAEQVFAAHALLNPEVKLVTISGVAGTGKTLLALAAALDQRRQFKQVFLARPIVPLSNKDIGFLPGDANEKVRPYMEPLFDNLKFIKSQFGDRDKEFQNINAAIENEKLVISPLAYIRGRSLSNIFFIVDEAQNLTPHEVKTIITRAGEGTKIVFTGDIFQIDTPYLDSQSNGLSYLIHKIHSHSIYAHIRLEKGERSELANLANDLL
- a CDS encoding acyl-CoA mutase large subunit family protein encodes the protein MNNDINKTRLFEEFPSTSTEAWKDKLKKDLKGADYEKSLFTRTREGFQLRPFYRKEDLDNTQLADIYPGNFPFLRGHKTDNSWLIRQDILVDNIANANKKALELTTKGVQSIGFLFSDQFQPSVKDIELLMENIHSEELEVNFMCGSASHKVLAIYEELVHKYKRNPEKIQGSVDFDPFMAYTFRGRLCQTEEYAFTHSKQLIHAVKSLPNFRALAVNGHNLRNAGANVVQELAFSIAQGSEYIDRLTDLGLSVDKIATHIKFNFGIGSNYFMEIAKLRAARYLWSKIVTSFGCEEDSSAQMHIHSVPSSWNKSVYDSQVNILRTTTEGMSAILGGTDSLSLTAYNMIYQLPSDFSERIARNQQLVIKEESFLDKVADPAAGSYYIENLTNSLVEEAWKLFLEIDKLGGFIAALKKGFIQDIVEATAEKSTEAMATRREIVLGSNQYPNFDESIDKMLNPDVFEPLDMRAPNAEIRTLKQSRLSMNIEYIRQKTDLFSQKNQRPKVFMLPLGNKSIRKARAQFACNYFACGGFEVEDNNGFENVEEGINAAIESKADIIVICSSDNEYPAFAEAVFDKLQYHAILVIAGYPKTLIDEIKSVGLNHFIHAKSNIVEDLRKYQFELGVE
- the scpA gene encoding methylmalonyl-CoA mutase, coding for MKPDFKKINIKSVKQIKNVNNALLDDVWKTAEGIDVKSVYTSNDLKEIEHLDYAAGIPPFLRGPYSGMYVTRPWTIRQYAGFSTAEESNAFYRRNLAAGQKGLSIAFDLATHRGYDSNHDRVEGDVGKAGVAVDSILDMEILFDQIPLDKMSVSMTMNGAVLPILAFYIVAGLEQGVKLEELTGTIQNDILKEFMVRNTYIYPPLPSMKIIADIFEYSSKYMPKFNSISISGYHMQEAGATADIELAYTLADGLEYLRAGINTGMDIDSFAPRLSFFWGVGMNHFMEIAKMRAGRMLWAKIVKRFNPKNPKSMALRTHSQTSGWSLTEQDPYNNISRTAIEALAAVLGHTQSLHTNALDEAIALPTDSSARIARNTQIYLQEETHITETVDPWAGSYYVESLTKEIAEKAWALIEEVEELGGMAKAIETGIPKMRIEEASARKQARIDSNKDTIVGVNKYRLEKEDSLETLEVDNTAVRDAQIKRLAKLRAERDADAVEKSLEALTKAAKTGKGNLLELAVDAAKKRASLGEISFALEKEFGRYNATIRSVSGVYSSENKDNKMYAEAVTLANKFAEKEGRRPRIMIAKMGQDGHDRGAKVVATGYADIGFDVDIGPLFQTPAEAARQAIENDVHILGVSSLAAGHKTLVPKVIEELKKQGREDIMVIVGGVIPSQDYQFLYDAGAVAIFGPGTVVSDAAIKLLKLLLGEE